One window of the Streptomyces asoensis genome contains the following:
- a CDS encoding GlxA family transcriptional regulator: protein MHTVAVLVLDGVVPFDLSAPIDAFGWPRLPDGRPAYRVRVCSPSPSGEVSAGAFTVRAPYGLEALAEADTIILPGVANPPDELPIGVAEALRDAAAGGTRIASVCVGAFLFAATGLLDGLRATTHWIAARELAERYPKVTVDPNVLYVDNGQFLTSAGAAAALDMCLHMIRGDYGSAVAAQAARMSVMPLEREGGQAQFIVHDLPPAPAGATLEPVLAWLEDNCGREVTLEQIAGRAGMSTRTLNRRFREQTGTTPLRWLHRARVRRAQYLLESTAYPVERIATQAGFGSPTAFRERFRKVVGTSPQGYRRAFRSGEGPGGHRDRGRQPSPGE, encoded by the coding sequence ATGCACACCGTCGCCGTACTGGTCCTGGACGGGGTCGTCCCGTTCGACCTGTCCGCCCCGATCGACGCCTTCGGCTGGCCGCGGCTGCCCGACGGGCGCCCGGCGTACCGCGTCAGGGTCTGCTCGCCGTCCCCCTCCGGGGAGGTGAGCGCGGGGGCGTTCACCGTGCGCGCGCCGTACGGGCTCGAGGCGCTGGCCGAGGCGGACACGATCATCCTGCCCGGGGTCGCGAACCCACCGGACGAGCTGCCGATCGGCGTCGCGGAGGCCCTGCGGGACGCTGCGGCGGGCGGCACCCGGATCGCCTCGGTCTGCGTCGGCGCGTTCCTGTTCGCCGCGACGGGCCTGCTGGACGGACTGCGCGCGACGACGCACTGGATCGCGGCGCGTGAGCTGGCCGAGCGCTACCCGAAGGTGACGGTCGACCCGAACGTCCTGTATGTCGACAACGGCCAGTTCCTCACCTCGGCGGGCGCCGCCGCGGCCCTCGACATGTGCCTGCACATGATCCGCGGCGACTACGGCTCGGCGGTCGCCGCGCAGGCGGCCCGGATGTCGGTCATGCCGCTCGAACGGGAGGGCGGCCAGGCCCAGTTCATCGTCCACGACCTGCCGCCCGCGCCCGCCGGGGCGACCCTCGAACCCGTGCTGGCCTGGCTGGAGGACAACTGCGGCCGGGAGGTGACGCTGGAGCAGATCGCCGGGCGGGCCGGTATGAGCACCCGCACCCTCAACCGCCGCTTCCGTGAACAGACCGGCACGACGCCGCTGCGCTGGCTGCACCGGGCGCGGGTGCGGCGCGCGCAGTACCTGCTGGAGTCGACGGCGTACCCGGTGGAACGCATCGCCACCCAGGCGGGTTTCGGCTCTCCGACGGCCTTCCGCGAACGCTTCCGCAAGGTGGTCGGCACCAGCCCCCAGGGATATCGACGGGCATTCCGGTCGGGGGAGGGGCCCGGGGGACACAGGGACAGGGGGCGGCAGCCGAGCCCGGGGGAGTAA
- a CDS encoding DUF445 domain-containing protein, with protein sequence MERMDRTEAERPAGTRAARTMSVFSAADEEKQRGVRRMKLTAAGLLLFVAVVYVLAEWASHRGAGPWAGYVAAAAEAGMVGALADWFAVTALFRHPLGLPIPHTAIIPNKKDQLGVSLGEFVGENFLSEDVVRQRLRTVGIGTRLGAWLADPEHADRVTAELATALRGALTVLRDSDVQAVVGEAITRRADAQEIAPGIGKMLEKVVADGGHRRAVDLVVARAYDWLVLHGDSVMGAVEGGAPGWTPRFVDKRIGERVYKELLRFCAEMRDMPSHPARGALDRFLTDFASDLQSDTDTRARVERLKGEVLGRGEVQDLIASAWTAVRSMIVAAAEDERSELRLRVRASLLSLGARMATERKVQEKVDSWVEGAAVHVVTTYRKEITSLITDTVAGWDAEHTTRKIEANIGRDLQFIRINGTVVGSLAGLLIYTVARALGA encoded by the coding sequence ATGGAACGGATGGATCGTACGGAAGCGGAGCGGCCGGCCGGCACCAGGGCGGCGCGCACGATGAGCGTCTTCAGCGCCGCCGACGAGGAGAAGCAGCGCGGTGTGCGCCGGATGAAGCTCACCGCGGCCGGGCTGCTGCTGTTCGTGGCCGTGGTGTACGTCCTCGCCGAGTGGGCCTCGCATCGGGGCGCGGGCCCCTGGGCGGGCTATGTGGCGGCCGCCGCGGAGGCGGGCATGGTCGGTGCGCTCGCCGACTGGTTCGCGGTCACGGCGCTCTTCCGTCACCCGCTCGGCCTGCCCATCCCGCACACCGCGATCATCCCGAACAAGAAGGACCAACTGGGTGTCTCGCTGGGTGAGTTCGTCGGGGAGAACTTCCTCTCCGAGGACGTCGTACGGCAGCGGCTGCGCACGGTCGGCATCGGCACCCGGCTGGGCGCCTGGCTGGCCGATCCGGAGCACGCCGACCGGGTGACGGCCGAGCTGGCGACGGCACTGCGGGGCGCGCTCACGGTGCTGCGCGACTCGGACGTGCAGGCGGTGGTGGGGGAGGCGATCACGCGTCGCGCGGACGCGCAGGAGATCGCGCCGGGCATCGGGAAGATGCTGGAGAAGGTCGTCGCGGACGGCGGTCACCGGCGGGCCGTGGACCTGGTGGTGGCCCGGGCGTACGACTGGCTGGTGCTGCACGGCGACTCGGTGATGGGCGCGGTGGAGGGCGGTGCGCCCGGCTGGACCCCCCGGTTCGTCGACAAGCGGATCGGTGAGCGCGTCTACAAGGAGCTGCTGCGGTTCTGTGCGGAGATGCGGGACATGCCGTCCCACCCGGCCCGGGGCGCCCTCGACCGTTTTCTCACCGACTTCGCCTCCGACCTCCAGTCCGACACGGACACGCGGGCGCGGGTGGAGCGGCTCAAGGGTGAGGTGCTGGGCCGGGGCGAGGTGCAGGATCTGATCGCGTCCGCCTGGACCGCCGTGCGCTCCATGATCGTGGCGGCGGCGGAGGACGAGCGCAGTGAACTGCGGCTGCGGGTGCGGGCCTCGCTCCTGTCCCTGGGGGCCCGGATGGCCACCGAGCGCAAGGTCCAGGAGAAGGTGGACAGCTGGGTCGAGGGCGCGGCGGTGCACGTGGTGACGACGTACCGGAAGGAGATCACCTCGCTGATCACCGACACGGTCGCGGGCTGGGACGCGGAACACACGACCCGCAAGATCGAGGCCAACATCGGCCGTGACCTCCAGTTCATCCGGATCAACGGCACGGTGGTGGGCTCGCTGGCCGGGCTGCTGATCTACACGGTGGCGCGCGCGCTCGGGGCGTGA
- a CDS encoding alginate lyase family protein, whose protein sequence is MHLQPHLTRPGQISRHEISRRGLLKAAGTAAGAVGVAVALPAAPAAAVGYAHPGLLHTGADLTRMAAKVKAGAAPYTAGYARLTANRHAQSGWTANPQATVYRGSGSPQNYTILYNDLHAAYQNGLRFHVSGESAYADTAVAILNAWSAKLTSLEGSADRFLAAGLYGYQAANAAELVRDHAGFELERFQKMLTTVFSPLSESFLVKHNDAVVTNYWPNWDLTAMACVLATGIFCDDGAKVEQAVEYFKNGSGLGAVKKAIPVVHDDGLAEWLEAGRDQGHALLGVGLMGTFCEMAWNQGIDLYGHDDSRFLKGAQYVAKWSLGGDVTYTANTRAKGAINGWSGRETAADAAAVDPAMTRPIWAMIANHYTKRRGLSAPYLTRIAAKAAPEGGGGDYGPNSGGYDQLGFGTLAFTRDRSTTSAGGSPTGPSPSMDSPSPSPSASGAAGSGAAASGGSAAPSASAAPTGAEAAAAKSGGLASTGSTDLVAWTATTGLTALAGGLLLLRRRGRTRDGAEGRAAGGAE, encoded by the coding sequence ATGCATCTGCAACCGCACCTGACCCGACCCGGACAGATCAGCCGCCACGAGATCAGCCGCCGCGGCCTGCTGAAGGCCGCGGGCACGGCGGCCGGAGCCGTCGGTGTGGCCGTGGCCCTCCCCGCGGCCCCCGCCGCCGCCGTCGGATACGCGCACCCGGGCCTCCTGCACACCGGCGCCGATCTGACCCGCATGGCCGCCAAGGTGAAGGCCGGCGCCGCGCCCTACACCGCCGGATACGCCAGGCTCACCGCCAACCGGCATGCGCAGAGCGGCTGGACGGCCAACCCGCAGGCGACCGTGTACCGGGGTTCGGGCTCGCCGCAGAACTACACGATCCTCTACAACGACCTCCACGCCGCCTACCAGAACGGCCTGCGGTTCCACGTCAGCGGTGAGAGCGCGTACGCCGACACCGCCGTCGCGATCCTCAACGCCTGGTCGGCGAAGCTCACTTCGCTCGAGGGCTCGGCCGACCGGTTCCTCGCGGCCGGGCTCTACGGCTACCAGGCCGCCAACGCCGCCGAACTCGTCCGCGACCACGCCGGCTTCGAGCTCGAACGCTTCCAAAAGATGCTGACCACCGTCTTCTCGCCGCTCAGCGAGAGCTTCCTCGTCAAGCACAACGACGCCGTGGTCACCAACTACTGGCCCAACTGGGACCTCACCGCCATGGCCTGCGTCCTCGCCACCGGCATCTTCTGCGACGACGGCGCCAAGGTGGAACAGGCCGTCGAGTACTTCAAGAACGGCTCCGGGCTCGGCGCCGTCAAGAAGGCCATCCCCGTGGTGCACGACGACGGTCTCGCCGAGTGGCTGGAGGCGGGCCGGGACCAGGGGCACGCGCTGCTCGGCGTCGGCCTCATGGGCACCTTCTGCGAGATGGCCTGGAACCAGGGCATCGACCTCTACGGCCACGACGACAGCCGTTTCCTCAAGGGCGCCCAGTACGTGGCCAAGTGGAGCCTCGGCGGGGATGTCACGTACACGGCCAACACCCGGGCGAAGGGCGCGATCAACGGCTGGTCGGGCCGCGAGACCGCCGCCGACGCGGCCGCCGTCGACCCGGCGATGACCCGGCCCATCTGGGCGATGATCGCCAACCACTACACCAAGCGCCGGGGGCTGTCCGCGCCCTACCTCACCCGCATCGCCGCCAAGGCGGCACCCGAGGGCGGCGGCGGGGACTACGGGCCCAACAGCGGCGGCTACGACCAACTCGGCTTCGGGACGCTGGCGTTCACCCGGGACAGGTCGACGACGAGTGCGGGCGGCTCCCCGACCGGCCCGTCCCCCTCGATGGACTCCCCCTCCCCCTCCCCGTCCGCGTCCGGCGCCGCGGGATCGGGCGCCGCCGCATCGGGCGGATCGGCCGCGCCCTCCGCCTCGGCGGCGCCGACCGGGGCGGAGGCCGCCGCCGCGAAGAGCGGCGGCCTCGCCTCCACCGGCTCCACCGACCTCGTCGCGTGGACCGCGACCACCGGCCTCACCGCCCTGGCCGGCGGCCTGCTGTTGCTGCGCCGAAGGGGCCGGACCAGGGACGGCGCCGAAGGCAGGGCCGCGGGCGGGGCCGAGTAG
- a CDS encoding GNAT family N-acetyltransferase, with amino-acid sequence MPELKRLHAGDAPAVLAFELANRAYFAASVSDRGDEFYDQFADRYSALLAEQEAGICAFYVLVAEDGSVLGRFNLYDLKDGTAELGYRVAQHVAGRGVATATVLELCRLAAARHGLRTLRAAAAHNNAASQKVLTKAGFVPVGPADPADLGGKPGTWYQRDLAVQP; translated from the coding sequence GTGCCCGAGCTGAAGCGACTGCATGCCGGCGATGCCCCGGCGGTCCTGGCCTTCGAGCTGGCGAACCGCGCCTACTTCGCCGCCTCGGTCTCCGACCGCGGCGACGAGTTCTACGACCAGTTCGCCGACCGGTACAGCGCCTTGCTGGCTGAGCAAGAGGCCGGCATCTGCGCCTTCTACGTGCTCGTCGCCGAGGACGGCTCGGTTCTGGGCCGGTTCAACCTGTACGACCTCAAGGACGGCACTGCCGAACTCGGCTACCGGGTCGCGCAGCACGTCGCCGGCCGCGGCGTGGCGACCGCGACCGTCCTGGAGCTGTGTCGGCTGGCGGCGGCGCGGCACGGGCTGCGCACACTGCGGGCGGCCGCTGCACACAACAATGCCGCGTCCCAGAAGGTGCTGACCAAGGCCGGGTTCGTACCGGTCGGCCCGGCCGACCCGGCCGACCTCGGTGGTAAGCCAGGCACCTGGTATCAGCGTGACCTGGCAGTCCAGCCGTAG
- a CDS encoding RNA polymerase sigma factor — MRARVRGGERAAFAELYELHAAAVYNHALRLTGDWSVAEEVMSETFLAAWRGRGAVEVEGGSLRPWLFGIATNKARNADRSLRRRLAFLARRAEAGAGAGGDDAVGDFAEDVVGRIDDARRLAEVRRVLGRLRRHEREVIALCVWGGLDYAQAAEALGVPVGTVRSRLSRARARLREIVEREARQSGRTERRTERRTERRTEPRSRRGEVESETAFAVLPIQEEAR, encoded by the coding sequence CTGCGGGCGCGAGTGCGGGGTGGGGAGCGGGCGGCGTTCGCCGAGCTCTACGAGTTGCACGCGGCGGCCGTGTACAACCATGCCCTCCGGCTGACCGGTGACTGGTCCGTCGCCGAGGAGGTCATGTCGGAGACGTTCCTCGCCGCCTGGCGGGGGCGCGGGGCCGTCGAGGTCGAGGGCGGGTCGTTGCGGCCCTGGTTGTTCGGGATCGCCACCAACAAGGCGCGCAACGCCGACCGGAGTCTTCGACGGCGGCTCGCCTTTCTCGCCCGGCGGGCCGAGGCCGGTGCCGGTGCCGGGGGTGATGACGCGGTCGGTGACTTCGCGGAGGACGTCGTCGGGCGGATCGACGATGCCCGTCGGCTCGCCGAAGTGCGGCGGGTGCTCGGGCGGTTGCGGCGGCACGAGCGGGAGGTCATCGCCCTGTGCGTGTGGGGTGGGCTCGACTACGCGCAGGCCGCGGAGGCGCTCGGCGTGCCCGTCGGGACCGTTCGGTCGCGGTTGTCCCGGGCTCGTGCGCGGCTTCGGGAGATCGTCGAGCGGGAGGCGCGGCAGTCCGGGCGTACGGAGCGACGTACGGAACGGCGTACGGAACGGCGTACGGAACCCCGCTCCCGTCGCGGAGAGGTAGAGAGTGAGACCGCGTTCGCGGTCCTGCCCATTCAGGAGGAAGCCCGATGA
- a CDS encoding SGNH/GDSL hydrolase family protein produces the protein MTRPHVGGVGVSPTRHGALLSAIIALVVGLSTAIYVSVASDHGPGLDPRAATRAAAPGPGSAAPISTGVWVGTWAASPVSGEPGTATDGMAGRTVRNVVHTSVGGTSARITLSNLYGTGPLTVTHATLAVAADGGSAAAVPDTLRRLTFGGATTVVVPAGGQTVSDAVTVIVPHDSDVLVSTYSPTSAGPVTYHPHARQTNYVAEGESTEDVTGAAFTGAGEYWRYLTALDVLSNEADGTIVALGDSITDGVTSTAGANRRWPDVLADRLRASVAADGDAPRYGVVNEGISGNQVLADDSRRGAAGLNRFERDVLGRTNVKVVVIDLGINDILRNPGLVDPQAVLDGLRTLVDRAHAHGIRVVGTTLMPFRGHRGWSDGREDVRQRINQAIRADGVFDTVVDLDRALRDPYDPRSLRPEYDSGDHLHPSDRGYRKMAQTVDLTKLEGSAPARL, from the coding sequence ATGACCAGGCCACACGTTGGGGGTGTGGGGGTGTCCCCCACAAGACACGGCGCCCTCCTGTCGGCGATCATCGCCCTTGTCGTGGGCCTGTCCACCGCCATATACGTCTCCGTCGCCTCCGACCACGGTCCCGGGCTCGACCCCCGGGCGGCCACCCGCGCCGCCGCCCCCGGCCCCGGCAGCGCCGCCCCCATCTCGACGGGCGTCTGGGTCGGCACCTGGGCCGCCTCCCCGGTCAGTGGTGAACCGGGCACCGCGACCGACGGCATGGCGGGCCGCACGGTCCGCAACGTCGTGCACACCAGCGTCGGCGGGACGAGTGCCCGCATCACGCTGTCCAACCTCTACGGCACCGGCCCGCTCACCGTGACGCACGCCACCCTCGCCGTCGCGGCCGACGGCGGGAGCGCGGCAGCGGTCCCCGACACGCTGCGCCGGCTCACCTTCGGCGGCGCCACCACCGTCGTCGTCCCGGCCGGCGGGCAGACGGTCAGCGACGCCGTGACCGTCATCGTTCCGCACGACTCCGATGTCCTGGTCAGCACCTACTCCCCCACCTCCGCCGGGCCGGTCACCTACCACCCGCACGCCCGGCAGACCAACTACGTCGCCGAGGGCGAGTCCACCGAGGACGTCACCGGCGCCGCGTTCACCGGGGCCGGCGAGTACTGGCGCTACCTGACCGCCCTCGACGTGCTCAGCAACGAGGCCGACGGCACGATCGTCGCCCTCGGCGACTCCATCACCGACGGCGTCACCTCCACCGCGGGCGCGAACCGCCGCTGGCCCGACGTCCTCGCCGACCGGCTGCGGGCGAGCGTCGCCGCCGACGGGGACGCGCCCCGCTACGGCGTCGTCAACGAGGGCATCAGCGGCAACCAGGTCCTCGCCGACGACTCCCGCCGCGGCGCCGCCGGCCTCAACCGCTTCGAACGGGACGTCCTCGGCCGTACGAACGTCAAGGTCGTCGTCATCGACCTCGGCATCAACGACATCCTGCGCAACCCCGGGCTCGTCGACCCGCAGGCGGTCCTCGACGGCCTGCGCACCCTCGTCGACCGGGCCCACGCCCACGGCATCAGGGTCGTCGGCACCACCCTCATGCCGTTCCGCGGCCACCGCGGCTGGAGCGACGGCCGCGAGGACGTACGGCAGCGGATCAACCAGGCGATCCGGGCGGACGGGGTGTTCGACACGGTCGTCGACCTCGACCGGGCGCTGCGCGACCCGTACGACCCGCGCAGCCTGCGCCCGGAGTACGACTCGGGCGACCATCTGCACCCCAGCGACCGGGGCTACCGCAAGATGGCACAGACCGTCGACCTGACGAAGCTGGAAGGCTCGGCACCCGCCCGCCTGTGA
- a CDS encoding DUF1707 SHOCT-like domain-containing protein encodes MTDDAAPGLPDLRASDADRERVAEVLRDALAEGRLDMTEFEERLEETYNARTYGELAPITRDLPVAGVTPAPLVSLHKEPPAEGSWAGRIVGGEGSSTWAVAVMSGFQRRGRWTAPRRFNCFAFWGGGEIDLREANFAAGEIEINCVAIMGGVQITVPPGVEVVVRGIGVMGGFDQRETGVPGDPGAPRVVVGGFAFWGGVGIERKKTRAARRQEKLDRKAAKRELRSSSRGDEGEAHRRILEGHKDLQHGHGLGQGHGAGPGPREDRRERRYED; translated from the coding sequence ATGACCGACGACGCAGCCCCGGGCCTGCCGGATCTCCGTGCCTCCGACGCCGATCGTGAGCGGGTCGCCGAGGTCCTGCGGGACGCCCTCGCGGAGGGCCGGCTCGACATGACGGAGTTCGAGGAGCGGCTGGAGGAGACGTACAACGCGCGCACGTACGGGGAGTTGGCGCCGATCACCCGTGATCTGCCGGTCGCCGGGGTCACGCCTGCGCCCCTCGTGTCGCTGCACAAGGAGCCGCCTGCGGAGGGGAGTTGGGCCGGGCGGATCGTGGGCGGCGAGGGTTCGTCGACCTGGGCGGTGGCCGTGATGTCCGGCTTCCAGCGCAGGGGCCGCTGGACGGCGCCCCGGCGGTTCAACTGCTTCGCCTTCTGGGGTGGCGGGGAGATCGACCTGCGTGAGGCGAACTTCGCCGCCGGTGAGATCGAGATCAACTGCGTCGCGATCATGGGCGGGGTGCAGATCACGGTGCCGCCGGGGGTCGAGGTCGTGGTCCGTGGGATCGGCGTGATGGGCGGCTTCGACCAGCGGGAGACCGGTGTTCCCGGTGACCCGGGTGCGCCGCGGGTGGTCGTCGGCGGGTTCGCCTTCTGGGGTGGGGTCGGCATCGAGCGCAAGAAGACGCGGGCCGCCCGGCGGCAGGAGAAGCTGGACCGCAAGGCGGCGAAGCGCGAGCTGCGTTCGTCGTCCCGGGGCGACGAGGGGGAGGCCCACCGCCGGATCCTGGAGGGCCACAAGGACCTCCAGCACGGGCACGGCCTCGGCCAGGGCCACGGCGCAGGGCCCGGGCCCCGGGAGGACCGGCGGGAGCGCCGCTACGAGGACTGA
- a CDS encoding CU044_5270 family protein, which yields MNATPAGSEQEERAELEELARLLPAGPVEQVLSPGRRSHHKDVLMQLIDRDSGSGSLSGSRSSAGAGAGTRAGGRVGYGDPARPRLPRLSRPVLVAGSVAVAVALAAGLTVGIGAGRGDGGAAARPGASSTAGGSRGAVVTLDRIAAVALRTDVEPVGDGQFVYVRSRGAGNEGVFDGPVELGKMHERQVWFSQRQGPVIDVGLIREYGQDWPIEIGVPDGTDPKDAAVPAGFDRPTYAWLASLPTDPDALLKLLYAGTRVEQGEDKDQEVFGRIGDLIGEQIMPSATAAAFYKATARIPGVTEVADAVDAVGRHGIAIAREDTRHGTRTEWIFDPGTLDYLGVRTVFSRDTERAKAGTVDNTSAVLERGVVDKSGQEPGERRRAGRG from the coding sequence ATGAACGCCACTCCCGCCGGGTCCGAGCAGGAGGAGCGCGCGGAACTCGAGGAACTGGCACGGCTGTTGCCGGCCGGTCCCGTCGAGCAGGTGCTGTCTCCCGGGCGTCGCTCCCATCACAAGGACGTTCTGATGCAGCTCATCGACAGAGACAGCGGCAGCGGCAGCCTCAGCGGCAGCCGCAGCAGTGCCGGCGCCGGCGCCGGTACCAGGGCCGGCGGTCGCGTCGGCTACGGCGATCCGGCCCGGCCTCGACTTCCTCGCCTGTCGCGGCCCGTTCTCGTCGCCGGATCCGTCGCCGTCGCCGTCGCGTTGGCCGCCGGGCTCACCGTCGGGATCGGGGCGGGGCGGGGCGACGGGGGTGCGGCGGCCCGGCCCGGTGCGAGCAGTACGGCGGGCGGGAGCCGTGGTGCCGTCGTGACCCTCGACCGTATCGCCGCCGTCGCCCTGCGGACGGACGTCGAGCCCGTGGGCGACGGTCAGTTCGTGTACGTACGCAGCAGGGGGGCCGGGAACGAGGGCGTCTTCGACGGACCCGTCGAGCTCGGGAAGATGCACGAGCGGCAGGTGTGGTTCTCGCAGCGGCAGGGGCCCGTGATCGACGTGGGGCTGATCCGCGAGTACGGGCAGGACTGGCCGATCGAGATCGGCGTGCCGGACGGTACGGATCCGAAGGACGCCGCGGTACCGGCCGGGTTCGACCGGCCCACCTACGCCTGGCTCGCCTCGCTGCCCACCGATCCCGACGCCCTGCTGAAGCTGCTCTACGCCGGCACCCGCGTCGAGCAGGGGGAGGACAAGGATCAGGAGGTCTTCGGCCGGATCGGCGATCTCATCGGCGAGCAGATCATGCCGTCCGCGACCGCTGCCGCGTTCTACAAGGCCACCGCCCGGATCCCCGGTGTGACCGAGGTGGCCGACGCGGTGGACGCCGTCGGCCGGCACGGCATCGCCATCGCCCGGGAGGACACCCGGCACGGCACCCGCACCGAGTGGATCTTCGATCCCGGCACCCTCGACTACCTCGGCGTACGCACCGTCTTCAGCCGGGACACCGAGCGGGCGAAGGCGGGGACGGTCGACAACACCAGCGCGGTGCTGGAGCGGGGCGTCGTGGACAAGAGCGGGCAGGAGCCGGGCGAGCGGCGTCGGGCGGGTCGAGGCTAG
- a CDS encoding MFS transporter, whose protein sequence is MTSAEAAVPAEKDRTITTDIPARLDRLPWSRWHWTIVFGLGTVWILDGLEVTVVGNIASRLSEPGSGLPITSGQVTGIAAALYVAGACIGALFWGRLTDKWGRKKLFMITLAVYLAATALTAISFDTWWFLLFRFLTGFGIGGEYAAINSAIDELIPAQYRGRVDLIINGSFWLGAVAGSLLSIVALNTDIFAADVGWRLTFALGAVLALVILLVRRHVPESPRWLLIHGRDREAEQIVTSIEQQIEEEKGERLPRAEGELTIHQRRSVSFVEIARTVFSSYRRRAVLGFSLFIGQAFLYNAITFGFGAILTKFFDVPSGNTGYYFAVIAIGNFCGPLLLGKLFDTVGRRVMISSTYLLSGVLLFGTAWLFDQGSLTATTMTACWCAVLFFASAGASSAYLTVSEVFPMETRAMSIAFFYALGTAAGGISGPLLFAELTDTGKVGDTVLAFCIGATLMCAAGLVAVFLAVKAERRSLEDIARPLTAAATKTREATTPGGPTPGGPTTGGPTPGGPRKATA, encoded by the coding sequence ATGACCAGCGCAGAAGCCGCCGTGCCGGCCGAGAAGGACCGCACGATCACCACCGACATCCCCGCCCGCCTCGACCGGCTGCCCTGGTCGCGCTGGCACTGGACCATCGTCTTCGGACTCGGCACCGTGTGGATCCTGGACGGCCTGGAGGTCACGGTCGTCGGGAACATCGCGAGCCGACTGTCGGAGCCGGGAAGCGGCCTGCCGATCACCTCCGGGCAGGTCACCGGCATCGCGGCCGCGCTGTATGTGGCGGGCGCCTGTATCGGTGCCCTCTTCTGGGGGCGGCTGACCGACAAGTGGGGCCGCAAGAAGCTGTTCATGATCACCCTCGCGGTGTATCTGGCGGCCACCGCCCTGACCGCGATCTCCTTCGACACCTGGTGGTTCCTGCTCTTCCGGTTCCTCACCGGCTTCGGCATCGGCGGGGAGTACGCGGCCATCAACTCCGCGATCGACGAGCTGATCCCCGCGCAGTACCGGGGGCGCGTCGACCTGATCATCAACGGCAGCTTCTGGCTGGGCGCGGTCGCCGGTTCGCTGCTGTCGATCGTCGCGCTGAACACGGACATCTTCGCGGCGGACGTGGGCTGGCGGCTGACGTTCGCGCTGGGCGCCGTCCTCGCCCTGGTGATCCTGCTCGTACGGCGGCACGTCCCGGAGAGCCCGCGCTGGCTGCTGATCCACGGCCGGGACCGGGAGGCCGAGCAGATCGTCACCTCGATCGAACAGCAGATCGAGGAGGAGAAGGGGGAGCGGCTGCCCCGGGCCGAGGGTGAGCTCACCATCCACCAGCGCCGCAGCGTCTCCTTCGTCGAGATCGCCCGCACGGTGTTCTCCTCCTACCGGCGCCGCGCGGTCCTCGGCTTCTCCCTCTTCATCGGACAGGCCTTCCTCTACAACGCGATCACCTTCGGCTTCGGCGCGATCCTGACCAAGTTCTTCGACGTGCCGAGCGGCAACACCGGCTATTACTTCGCCGTCATCGCCATCGGCAACTTCTGTGGTCCGCTGCTGCTGGGCAAGCTGTTCGACACGGTGGGCCGGCGGGTGATGATCTCCTCGACGTATCTGCTCTCCGGTGTGCTGCTGTTCGGCACGGCCTGGCTGTTCGACCAGGGCTCGCTGACCGCGACGACGATGACGGCCTGCTGGTGCGCGGTGCTGTTCTTCGCGTCGGCGGGCGCGTCGAGTGCCTATCTGACGGTGTCCGAGGTCTTCCCGATGGAGACCCGCGCGATGTCCATCGCCTTCTTCTACGCCCTCGGTACGGCCGCCGGCGGTATCAGTGGCCCCCTGCTGTTCGCCGAACTCACCGACACGGGCAAGGTCGGCGACACGGTCCTCGCCTTCTGCATCGGCGCGACGCTGATGTGCGCGGCGGGTCTGGTGGCGGTGTTCCTCGCGGTCAAGGCCGAGCGACGCTCCCTGGAGGACATCGCCCGGCCGCTGACGGCGGCCGCGACGAAGACACGCGAGGCGACGACTCCGGGTGGGCCGACTCCGGGCGGGCCGACGACGGGTGGGCCGACTCCGGGCGGGCCGCGGAAGGCCACTGCCTGA
- a CDS encoding Hsp20/alpha crystallin family protein, translating into MLMRTDPFREFDRLAQQFFGPGTGTGTDHHPAAMAMDAYRSGDEFLVHFDLPGIDPETIELDVERNVLNVRAERRSPAPEEAELIVAERPTGTFTRQLFLGETLDTERIDASYEAGVLTLRIPVAEQAKPRRIQITGGARSDRRQLSG; encoded by the coding sequence ATGCTCATGCGGACCGACCCGTTCCGTGAATTCGACCGACTCGCCCAGCAGTTCTTCGGCCCCGGCACAGGTACAGGCACCGACCACCACCCCGCGGCGATGGCGATGGACGCCTACCGGTCGGGCGACGAGTTCCTCGTCCACTTCGACCTCCCCGGCATCGACCCGGAGACGATCGAACTGGACGTCGAACGCAACGTCCTCAACGTGCGCGCCGAGCGCCGTTCGCCCGCCCCCGAGGAAGCGGAGCTGATCGTGGCCGAGCGTCCTACCGGCACCTTCACCCGCCAGCTCTTCCTGGGCGAGACCCTCGACACGGAGCGCATCGACGCGTCCTACGAGGCAGGCGTCCTGACCCTCCGCATCCCGGTGGCCGAACAGGCCAAGCCGCGCCGTATCCAGATCACGGGCGGCGCGAGGAGCGACCGCAGGCAGCTCAGCGGATGA